One window from the genome of Myxococcales bacterium encodes:
- a CDS encoding CoA activase has product MTDVDKVFIGIDVGSTTVKMTVVDPVTEKILWSKYERHETRQPEMTLEMLQEIHAALPSLNESNTRVFITGSGGGPIAPHIGAKFVQEVNAVTMAVEKLHPDVGSVIELGGQDAKIIMFRQNEETGDKQAQTSMNDKCASGTGATIDKCMIKVGMPREDISRLVFDPTKLHHVAAKCGVFAETDIVNLVKSGIPRDEILNSLADAIVSQNLSVLTRGNTLKSKVLLLGGPNTYLPFLQQCWRLRIPETWAERGYEFDKTVPIEELVFVPENAEYYAALGAVLFGQHEPAHIGVYTGLAGLREFIAHGRKAKLGESAGPGLVEHVQERETFVDKYKTEKFIDAELVPGTVVRGVLGLDGGSTSSKCVFIDENEVILKKVYVLSKGNPIADMREMFAELRQWATDQGATLQVTGFGVTGYAGDVLEKALGADANIVETVAHMMSAKRYFPKVDVICDIGGQDIKVLFMQNGDVKNFRLSNSCSAGNGMLLQAMADQFGLPVVEYADVAFGAKLAPKFSYGCAVFLDSDRVNFQKEGYSKEELLAGLALVLPKNVWQYVVQIPRMAELGRVFVLQGGTQKNLAALKAQVDYIEKRVPNAEVYLHPHCGEAGAIGAAFEALRITRRRGTTTFVGLDAAIDIKYTSTNDETTKCDFCPNNCSRTFIDTATLDGMTARYISGFSCEKGTVENLDALKLLNKERSKRMKAYPNLVDYEASLMFKQFYEPAPMPSDGELIDDVVVKKTLLGAIKHKPIKRPFVRSSPELWARRKDVRVGIPRVLNIWSTAPFWRAYFESIGIAPKNVVFSDETTEEMWQEGCKYGSVDPCYPSKVAQAHIHNLLFHHHEKKPLDYVFFPSITHVPSYVENTMDNTSCPVVAGTPKVMRAAFTKETDFFAERKISFLDTAVTMAENLMCKQQMFEAWGAALGVSEDENNFAVEQGFLALDVVDLEMQRKGREILDQVERENRVALLMIGRPYHTDPGLNHGVLEEFQALGYPILSMRSLPKDKAYLEKYFAEDLRKELVPSALDVSDVWPENYSANSVQKVWCAKFAARHPNVAVLDLSSFKCGHDAPTYGLIDGIIASAGKAYSALHDIDANKPSGSIKIRVKTYAYTLMLLRERLEDQANKEVELTRSVLVKRQELLEHMQRVLSQKGMPDTRLTKELAATKSQLAALPLPAGAAASATSRRSQALAIVR; this is encoded by the coding sequence ATGACAGACGTTGATAAGGTTTTTATTGGCATCGACGTTGGCTCGACGACCGTCAAGATGACGGTGGTCGACCCGGTGACCGAGAAGATTTTGTGGAGCAAATACGAGCGCCACGAAACGCGCCAGCCCGAGATGACGCTCGAGATGCTGCAGGAAATCCACGCGGCGCTGCCGTCGCTCAATGAGTCTAATACGCGCGTCTTCATCACCGGCTCCGGCGGTGGGCCGATTGCGCCGCACATCGGCGCGAAGTTCGTGCAAGAAGTCAACGCCGTCACCATGGCGGTCGAAAAGCTGCACCCGGACGTCGGCAGCGTCATCGAACTCGGTGGCCAGGACGCCAAGATCATTATGTTTCGCCAAAACGAGGAAACCGGCGACAAACAGGCGCAGACCTCGATGAACGACAAGTGCGCGTCGGGCACCGGCGCCACCATCGACAAGTGCATGATCAAGGTCGGCATGCCGCGGGAAGACATTTCCCGGCTCGTGTTTGACCCCACTAAGCTGCATCACGTCGCCGCCAAGTGCGGCGTCTTTGCCGAGACCGATATCGTCAACTTGGTCAAGAGCGGCATCCCGCGCGACGAGATCTTGAATTCGCTGGCGGACGCCATCGTGAGCCAAAACCTTTCGGTGCTCACGCGTGGCAATACGCTCAAGAGCAAGGTCCTGCTCCTCGGCGGCCCCAATACGTATCTGCCGTTTCTGCAGCAATGCTGGCGCCTGCGCATCCCTGAGACGTGGGCCGAGCGCGGCTACGAGTTTGACAAGACCGTGCCCATCGAAGAGCTGGTGTTCGTGCCCGAGAACGCCGAGTACTATGCGGCGCTCGGCGCGGTGCTATTTGGCCAACATGAGCCGGCGCACATTGGCGTCTATACGGGCCTTGCCGGCCTGCGCGAGTTCATCGCGCACGGGCGCAAGGCCAAGCTAGGCGAATCCGCCGGCCCTGGCTTAGTTGAGCACGTGCAGGAGCGCGAGACCTTCGTCGACAAATACAAGACCGAAAAGTTTATCGACGCCGAGCTGGTGCCGGGCACCGTCGTGCGCGGCGTGCTCGGCCTGGATGGCGGTTCGACTAGCTCCAAGTGCGTCTTCATCGACGAGAACGAGGTCATCCTCAAGAAGGTCTATGTCCTTTCCAAGGGCAACCCGATCGCGGACATGCGCGAGATGTTTGCCGAGCTGCGGCAGTGGGCGACCGACCAAGGCGCGACCCTGCAAGTCACCGGCTTTGGCGTCACCGGCTATGCCGGCGACGTGCTCGAGAAGGCGCTGGGCGCCGACGCCAACATCGTCGAGACCGTGGCGCACATGATGAGCGCCAAGCGCTATTTTCCCAAGGTCGATGTCATCTGCGACATCGGCGGCCAAGACATCAAGGTCTTGTTCATGCAGAACGGCGACGTCAAAAACTTTCGCCTCTCCAACTCGTGCTCGGCTGGCAACGGCATGTTGCTGCAGGCGATGGCCGACCAGTTTGGTCTCCCGGTCGTGGAGTATGCCGACGTCGCGTTTGGCGCCAAGCTCGCGCCGAAGTTCTCCTATGGCTGCGCGGTGTTTCTCGACTCCGATCGCGTGAACTTCCAAAAAGAGGGCTACAGCAAGGAAGAGCTGCTCGCCGGCCTGGCGCTGGTATTGCCCAAGAACGTCTGGCAATACGTGGTGCAGATTCCGCGCATGGCCGAGCTTGGCCGCGTCTTCGTGCTGCAAGGCGGCACGCAAAAAAACCTCGCCGCGCTCAAGGCGCAGGTCGACTATATCGAAAAGCGGGTGCCAAATGCCGAGGTGTATTTGCATCCGCACTGCGGCGAGGCGGGCGCGATTGGCGCGGCCTTTGAGGCCCTGCGCATCACGCGCCGCCGCGGCACCACCACCTTTGTCGGCCTCGATGCCGCGATCGACATCAAGTACACCAGCACCAACGACGAGACCACCAAGTGCGATTTCTGCCCCAATAACTGCTCGCGCACGTTCATCGACACCGCGACGCTCGACGGCATGACCGCGCGTTATATCTCGGGCTTCTCGTGCGAGAAGGGCACCGTCGAAAATCTCGACGCGCTCAAGCTGCTCAACAAAGAGCGTAGCAAGCGCATGAAGGCATACCCCAACCTCGTCGACTACGAGGCGTCACTGATGTTTAAGCAGTTCTACGAGCCGGCGCCGATGCCGAGCGACGGCGAGCTCATCGACGACGTCGTGGTCAAGAAGACTCTGCTGGGCGCCATCAAACACAAACCCATTAAGCGGCCGTTTGTGCGCTCTTCGCCGGAGCTCTGGGCGCGGCGCAAGGACGTGCGCGTTGGCATTCCGCGCGTGCTCAACATCTGGAGCACGGCGCCGTTTTGGCGTGCCTATTTCGAGAGCATCGGCATTGCCCCCAAGAACGTGGTGTTCTCCGATGAGACCACCGAAGAGATGTGGCAAGAGGGCTGCAAGTATGGCTCGGTCGACCCCTGCTACCCAAGCAAGGTCGCACAAGCTCACATCCATAACCTCTTGTTTCACCACCACGAAAAGAAGCCGCTCGACTACGTGTTCTTTCCGTCGATCACGCACGTGCCGAGCTATGTCGAAAACACCATGGACAACACCTCGTGCCCGGTGGTGGCCGGCACGCCCAAGGTGATGCGCGCGGCGTTTACCAAGGAGACCGACTTTTTCGCTGAGCGAAAGATCTCGTTTCTCGACACCGCGGTCACCATGGCCGAGAACCTAATGTGCAAGCAGCAGATGTTCGAGGCGTGGGGCGCGGCGCTCGGCGTCTCCGAAGACGAAAATAACTTCGCGGTCGAGCAGGGCTTCTTGGCCCTGGACGTCGTCGACCTCGAGATGCAACGCAAGGGCCGCGAGATTCTCGACCAGGTTGAGCGCGAGAACCGCGTCGCGCTCCTCATGATTGGCCGGCCGTATCACACCGATCCGGGCCTCAACCACGGCGTGCTCGAAGAGTTCCAGGCCCTGGGCTACCCGATCTTGTCGATGCGCTCGCTACCCAAGGATAAGGCCTATCTCGAGAAGTACTTCGCCGAGGACCTGCGCAAGGAGCTCGTGCCGTCTGCGCTCGACGTCAGCGACGTGTGGCCGGAAAACTACTCCGCCAACTCGGTGCAAAAAGTTTGGTGCGCCAAGTTCGCGGCGCGCCATCCCAACGTCGCGGTCCTCGATCTTTCGAGCTTTAAATGCGGCCATGACGCACCGACCTACGGCCTCATCGACGGCATCATCGCCTCGGCGGGCAAGGCGTATTCGGCGCTGCACGACATCGACGCCAACAAGCCGTCGGGCTCGATCAAGATCCGCGTCAAGACCTATGCCTACACGCTCATGCTCTTGCGCGAGCGGCTTGAAGATCAGGCCAACAAAGAGGTCGAGCTTACGCGCAGCGTGCTGGTCAAGCGGCAGGAGCTGCTCGAACACATGCAGCGGGTGCTGTCACAAAAGGGCATGCCCGATACGCGTCTCACCAAAGAACTCGCGGCCACCAAGAGCCAGCTCGCGGCGTTGCCGTTGCCAGCCGGGGCCGCTGCCTCTGCCACCTCGCGCCGCAGCCAGGCGCTCGCCATTGTTCGTTAA
- a CDS encoding UTP--glucose-1-phosphate uridylyltransferase — MALRSDVRKAVIPAAGLGTRFLPVTKAVPKEMLPIVDVPTIQLVVQEAVAAGLKDVIIINGRHKGAIEDHFDHAVELEAVLRQKGNVALADSLVALAQSVQIHSLRQKQPLGLGHAVLCARAAVGDEPFAVMLGDDLIDNDEAPAIGQLADVYAATGKGAIAIMEVPAGHEHRYGIVQGTWIAPGQMAIAGMVEKPAPGKAPSRFAIVGRYVLPPAIWAHLADGKPGAGGEIQLTDALALLADREGLVGVVVKGVRHDAGDRIGYLRANLAYALKRPELRDEVLALMRELVGSQNEPS, encoded by the coding sequence ATGGCATTGCGATCAGATGTTCGAAAGGCAGTTATTCCCGCGGCCGGCCTCGGCACGCGTTTTTTGCCGGTGACCAAGGCGGTGCCCAAAGAGATGTTGCCAATCGTCGACGTGCCGACCATTCAATTGGTGGTGCAGGAGGCGGTCGCCGCCGGGCTTAAAGACGTCATCATTATTAATGGCCGCCACAAGGGCGCGATCGAAGATCACTTCGATCACGCGGTGGAGCTGGAGGCAGTATTGCGGCAAAAGGGCAACGTGGCGCTCGCCGATAGCTTGGTGGCGCTGGCGCAATCGGTGCAAATCCACTCGTTGCGGCAAAAGCAGCCGCTGGGGCTGGGGCACGCCGTGCTGTGCGCGCGCGCCGCCGTGGGCGACGAGCCGTTTGCGGTCATGCTCGGCGATGACCTTATCGATAATGACGAGGCGCCCGCGATTGGCCAATTGGCCGACGTCTATGCCGCCACCGGCAAGGGCGCCATCGCGATCATGGAGGTGCCGGCAGGGCACGAACATCGCTATGGCATCGTCCAGGGCACCTGGATCGCGCCGGGACAGATGGCCATTGCTGGGATGGTCGAAAAACCCGCGCCTGGCAAGGCGCCGTCGAGGTTTGCCATTGTGGGGCGCTATGTGCTGCCGCCGGCGATCTGGGCGCATTTGGCCGACGGCAAACCGGGAGCCGGTGGCGAAATTCAACTCACCGATGCGCTCGCGCTGCTCGCCGATCGCGAAGGCCTGGTCGGTGTCGTCGTCAAGGGCGTGCGCCACGACGCCGGTGATCGCATCGGCTATCTGCGCGCAAATCTCGCCTACGCGCTCAAGCGACCTGAGCTGCGCGATGAGGTGCTGGCGCTGATGCGGGAGCTCGTTGGCTCACAAAATGAGCCCTCCTAA
- the priA gene encoding primosomal protein N' has product MAAPRFVEVAVSVPVTGTFTYAVPNAWAEAPPVGAMALVPFGRRKISAIVLGPASPPEGYEALPLHEVQAHQSLPADVVGLCRWLAEYYAAPVGEALRLATPPGSHTATRTVYAWTTEGQAAWQADGFGIGKDERALLAALAAGGGKLRALTPSQKQAMPGAITRGWVVEKVLGQAAVSLKQQVMIALAPDVDVAAAQVACGRSGKQRAVLQALHEAAQQGAAQASDGLPMRVLVAEVPGAAAAVKALIARGHVITHRTAMTLEPAVVAALGGSSRPGLNPHQADALAYLRDRLDGFSCTLLFGVTGSGKTEVYLHVIEDVLARGRGALLLVPEISLTPLVAARFRARFGDAVAVLHSGLTPRERYDEWQRLQRGEAVIAVGARSAVFAPVANLGVIVVDEEHDGSYKQDDGVRYHGRDVAIMRAKQAGIPCLLGSATPSFESYFAAQSERYGLLALPVRAVADALPAVTIIDMRRYRAEATSLLTAPLRQALADTLASGGQSILLLNRRGFASSLLCETCGAPVQCKHCAVSMTWHEYARTMICHYCGYQQPRPPACPACGGASLGGHGVGTEQIATAIAAQFPTARIGRLDRDTGRREAIERVLQDVEEHAIDILVGTQMVAKGHDFANVTLVGVLCADIGLSLPDFRASERTYQLISQVAGRAGRGKKGGQVLIQTYRPEATCIAFAQQHDYPGFYAAELATRDELDYPPRVRMFAWHIDGSVDADAARIAEALAQSLRRHAGELVLVGPAPAPLTRLKGRFRYQLWGRGAPEALKAARAVHAHFMAKRGVIPAGVRVTLDVDPVSTL; this is encoded by the coding sequence GTGGCGGCGCCTCGCTTTGTCGAAGTGGCGGTCTCGGTCCCGGTGACCGGGACCTTCACTTATGCGGTGCCCAATGCCTGGGCTGAGGCCCCCCCGGTTGGGGCGATGGCGCTGGTGCCGTTTGGCCGGCGGAAGATTTCCGCGATTGTACTAGGGCCTGCGTCGCCGCCCGAGGGGTATGAGGCACTGCCGCTGCACGAAGTGCAGGCGCATCAGTCGTTGCCCGCGGACGTGGTTGGGCTGTGCCGATGGCTCGCCGAGTATTATGCCGCGCCCGTCGGCGAGGCGCTGCGCCTGGCGACGCCGCCCGGTAGCCACACCGCGACGCGGACGGTGTATGCGTGGACGACGGAGGGACAGGCGGCATGGCAAGCCGATGGCTTTGGCATAGGTAAAGACGAGCGGGCGCTGCTCGCGGCCTTGGCGGCCGGCGGCGGCAAATTGCGGGCGCTGACGCCGTCGCAAAAGCAGGCAATGCCTGGCGCGATCACGCGCGGATGGGTCGTGGAAAAGGTGCTTGGGCAGGCCGCGGTGTCGCTCAAGCAACAAGTTATGATAGCGCTGGCGCCTGACGTGGATGTTGCCGCGGCGCAAGTGGCGTGCGGTCGCAGTGGCAAACAGCGCGCGGTGTTGCAGGCGCTGCACGAGGCCGCGCAGCAAGGTGCGGCGCAGGCCAGCGACGGCTTACCGATGCGCGTCCTTGTGGCCGAGGTGCCGGGCGCGGCGGCGGCGGTCAAGGCGCTTATCGCGCGCGGCCATGTCATCACGCATCGCACGGCGATGACGCTCGAGCCGGCCGTGGTCGCGGCGCTCGGCGGCAGCTCGCGCCCCGGCCTAAACCCGCACCAAGCCGACGCCTTGGCCTATTTGCGCGATCGCCTCGATGGCTTTTCCTGCACCCTGCTCTTTGGCGTCACCGGCAGCGGCAAGACGGAAGTGTATCTTCATGTCATCGAAGACGTGCTGGCGCGCGGGCGGGGCGCGCTCTTGCTGGTGCCGGAAATCTCGCTTACGCCGCTGGTAGCCGCACGGTTTCGCGCGCGCTTTGGCGATGCGGTCGCGGTGCTCCACTCGGGCCTCACGCCGCGCGAGCGCTACGATGAATGGCAGCGCCTGCAACGCGGCGAGGCCGTCATCGCCGTTGGCGCGCGCTCGGCGGTGTTCGCACCGGTGGCGAACCTCGGCGTCATCGTCGTCGACGAGGAGCACGATGGCTCTTACAAGCAGGACGACGGCGTGCGCTATCACGGCCGCGACGTCGCGATCATGCGCGCCAAGCAGGCGGGCATCCCCTGCCTGCTCGGCAGTGCGACGCCGAGCTTCGAGAGCTATTTTGCGGCGCAAAGCGAGCGCTATGGCCTGCTCGCCTTGCCGGTGCGCGCGGTGGCGGATGCCTTGCCCGCCGTGACCATCATCGACATGCGGCGTTACCGCGCCGAGGCCACCTCGCTGCTGACCGCGCCGCTGCGGCAGGCGCTGGCCGATACGCTGGCGAGCGGCGGCCAGAGCATCTTGCTGCTTAATCGCCGCGGCTTTGCGTCGAGCCTGCTTTGCGAAACGTGCGGCGCGCCGGTGCAGTGCAAACACTGCGCGGTGTCAATGACCTGGCACGAATACGCCCGCACCATGATCTGCCACTACTGCGGCTATCAACAACCTAGGCCGCCTGCGTGCCCTGCGTGCGGCGGCGCCTCGCTCGGCGGCCACGGCGTTGGCACCGAGCAAATTGCCACCGCCATCGCGGCGCAATTTCCCACCGCGCGCATCGGGCGGCTCGATCGCGACACCGGGCGGCGCGAGGCCATCGAACGCGTCTTGCAAGACGTCGAAGAGCACGCCATTGATATCCTGGTCGGCACGCAGATGGTCGCCAAGGGCCACGACTTTGCCAACGTGACCTTGGTCGGCGTGCTGTGCGCCGATATCGGCCTCTCGCTGCCTGATTTTCGCGCCAGCGAGCGCACGTATCAATTGATCTCACAGGTCGCCGGTCGCGCGGGCCGCGGCAAAAAGGGCGGGCAGGTGCTCATCCAAACCTACCGGCCCGAGGCGACGTGCATCGCGTTTGCGCAGCAACACGACTACCCCGGATTCTATGCCGCCGAGTTGGCGACGCGCGATGAGCTGGATTACCCACCGCGCGTGCGCATGTTTGCCTGGCATATCGATGGTTCGGTAGATGCCGACGCGGCGCGCATCGCGGAGGCCTTGGCGCAGTCGCTGCGGCGGCATGCGGGCGAGCTGGTCTTGGTTGGGCCGGCCCCGGCGCCGCTGACACGCCTCAAGGGGCGGTTTCGCTATCAGCTGTGGGGGCGCGGCGCGCCGGAGGCGCTTAAGGCCGCGCGCGCGGTGCACGCCCACTTTATGGCCAAACGCGGGGTGATTCCCGCGGGCGTGCGCGTCACGCTCGATGTCGACCCGGTTTCGACCTTGTGA
- a CDS encoding DUF4388 domain-containing protein, producing the protein MDLPAGLTILVIADEPDAQLILEMLASPGVVIHRGDGTDETLVLAERLHFDSVVVTSSLAVGDGTAMVGALRDLVRPRPFHVVLVGDADGPIRTAADASDLMIDRFVGRPLNRNGLRFAVVPRELMGQARATPSSQSLASVPAASDYAMGADEEDDDGDVDESDTDDMPFRRREPTIAARPRGRVATLDLHDERHSTIPGTTNQAGRADASRAEPGVPIAITTGDESYGEKLREKMAEMARRLFQDTPAAPRRPTPRVSTDVDFAAIDNAMNTASPQDARFPRDHSDLHMSSVPAASSGPGGAISALETGQLAVGISDAATLIARLWQRDFTGQLTLTARAEPPLHHQLFFVAGRLVFAATSAPQFRLGAILVREGKLTAQEAKLAWEEAALSGRRHGEVLVERGLMKRRELLPALRRQLEAIVFHAFGWMEGTYVVAPDVESGERVLLTRHTLALLAEGIRRKWSPAAQARCLGDEDTQFELGDRQKLGELLVAADLSQHERDALLAIQGRQAVRQIEALDDGADLLALVWFAACLGAVHVFRPFHEDAVLVSDTDLAVDRARITRRLKMASHGDYFGLLGLGRDATRFEVRRAYEAVRREFAAEAFPVAIRGEMARELAAIARAVDEAYGVLVDDVLRQAYAMQLSPSPE; encoded by the coding sequence ATGGATCTTCCGGCGGGGCTTACGATACTGGTCATCGCCGATGAGCCCGACGCGCAGCTAATCTTGGAGATGCTCGCGTCACCCGGCGTGGTCATTCACCGCGGCGATGGCACAGATGAAACCCTGGTATTGGCCGAACGCCTGCATTTTGACTCGGTCGTGGTCACGTCCTCACTTGCGGTGGGAGACGGCACCGCCATGGTCGGAGCCTTGCGCGACTTGGTGCGGCCACGTCCATTTCATGTCGTGCTGGTTGGCGACGCCGACGGCCCCATCCGCACCGCGGCCGATGCCAGCGACCTAATGATCGATCGCTTTGTCGGGCGGCCACTCAATCGCAATGGCCTGCGCTTTGCGGTGGTCCCACGCGAGCTGATGGGGCAGGCAAGAGCCACGCCATCGTCGCAGTCGCTTGCCTCGGTACCGGCGGCGTCCGACTATGCGATGGGCGCTGATGAAGAAGACGACGACGGCGACGTCGACGAGTCTGATACCGACGACATGCCGTTTCGCCGCCGTGAGCCGACGATCGCCGCGCGCCCGCGTGGCCGCGTCGCCACCCTTGATCTTCACGACGAGCGCCATTCGACGATACCTGGCACGACCAACCAAGCAGGACGCGCCGACGCCAGCCGCGCCGAACCAGGCGTGCCGATCGCGATCACCACGGGCGACGAGAGCTATGGCGAAAAGCTGCGCGAAAAAATGGCCGAAATGGCGCGCCGACTGTTCCAGGACACCCCGGCCGCGCCTCGGCGCCCCACGCCGCGCGTCTCAACCGATGTCGATTTTGCCGCCATCGACAACGCCATGAACACCGCGTCCCCGCAGGATGCGCGCTTTCCGCGCGACCACAGCGATCTGCACATGAGCTCGGTGCCCGCCGCGTCGTCGGGCCCAGGCGGCGCCATCTCGGCGCTCGAGACCGGGCAACTCGCCGTCGGCATCAGCGACGCGGCGACGCTGATCGCGCGGCTGTGGCAGCGTGATTTTACCGGGCAGTTAACACTCACCGCGCGCGCCGAGCCGCCGCTGCATCACCAGCTCTTCTTCGTCGCGGGGCGCTTGGTCTTCGCGGCGACCAGCGCTCCGCAATTTCGCCTGGGCGCGATTTTGGTGCGCGAGGGTAAATTGACGGCGCAAGAGGCGAAGCTCGCGTGGGAAGAGGCGGCGCTTTCGGGGCGCCGTCACGGCGAGGTTTTGGTGGAGCGCGGCCTGATGAAGCGCCGCGAGCTCTTGCCCGCGTTGCGGCGGCAGCTCGAAGCCATCGTGTTTCACGCCTTTGGCTGGATGGAAGGCACGTACGTCGTCGCGCCCGACGTGGAGTCGGGTGAGCGCGTGCTCCTGACGCGTCATACCCTGGCCTTGCTCGCCGAGGGCATTCGGCGCAAATGGTCGCCGGCGGCGCAGGCGCGTTGCCTGGGCGACGAAGACACCCAGTTCGAGCTCGGCGATCGGCAAAAGCTTGGGGAGCTCTTAGTGGCCGCAGATCTTTCGCAACACGAGCGCGACGCGCTGCTCGCGATCCAGGGGCGCCAGGCGGTGCGGCAAATTGAGGCGCTCGACGACGGCGCCGATCTGTTGGCGCTGGTGTGGTTTGCGGCGTGTTTGGGCGCGGTGCATGTGTTTCGCCCCTTTCACGAGGATGCCGTCTTGGTGAGCGATACCGATTTGGCGGTCGATCGCGCGCGCATCACCCGCCGGCTAAAGATGGCCAGCCATGGCGACTACTTCGGCTTGCTCGGGCTGGGGCGCGATGCGACGCGCTTTGAAGTTCGCCGCGCGTACGAGGCCGTGCGCCGCGAGTTTGCGGCGGAGGCGTTCCCAGTCGCAATTCGCGGCGAGATGGCGCGGGAGCTGGCGGCCATTGCCCGCGCGGTGGACGAGGCGTATGGCGTGTTGGTTGACGACGTGTTGCGACAGGCGTATGCAATGCAGCTTTCGCCATCGCCCGAGTAG
- a CDS encoding methionyl-tRNA formyltransferase yields MRIVFMGSPAFAVPSLQALATRVEIALVVTQPDKPSGRGRTLTPPPVKVAALAANVPVYQPSSAKTEEFLATMRGTGAQLAVVVAYGKILPQAVLDAFPLGCLNVHASLLPAYRGAAPIQWAVINGEKRTGVAIMQLEAGLDTGPVFATTEVEIGAAETSGQLMDRLAMVGAQTLVDSLPAIAAGTLPAVRQDDAKATYASMFRKGHGGVDFARRASQVAALVRGVDPWPGAEVADACARASCWRGAALPWRQIGDAR; encoded by the coding sequence ATGCGCATCGTTTTTATGGGCTCGCCGGCGTTCGCCGTTCCCTCGCTGCAGGCGCTGGCTACGCGCGTCGAAATTGCCTTGGTGGTCACCCAGCCCGACAAGCCAAGTGGGCGCGGTCGCACGTTGACCCCGCCGCCGGTCAAGGTTGCCGCGCTGGCCGCGAACGTGCCCGTCTATCAACCCAGCTCGGCCAAGACGGAAGAATTTCTCGCGACCATGCGCGGCACAGGCGCGCAGCTAGCGGTCGTTGTTGCCTACGGCAAGATCTTGCCACAGGCGGTGCTCGACGCCTTTCCGCTTGGCTGCCTCAACGTGCATGCCTCGTTGTTGCCGGCGTACCGCGGCGCCGCACCGATTCAGTGGGCTGTGATTAATGGCGAGAAGCGTACCGGGGTGGCGATCATGCAGCTTGAGGCTGGGCTCGACACCGGTCCCGTGTTTGCCACCACCGAAGTTGAGATCGGCGCCGCGGAAACCTCCGGGCAGCTTATGGATCGGCTAGCGATGGTTGGCGCACAAACCTTAGTCGATAGCTTGCCCGCGATCGCTGCTGGGACCTTGCCCGCCGTCCGCCAAGACGATGCCAAGGCGACCTATGCGTCGATGTTTCGCAAGGGCCATGGCGGCGTCGATTTTGCACGCCGTGCGTCGCAGGTGGCGGCCTTGGTGCGCGGCGTCGATCCATGGCCAGGTGCCGAGGTCGCCGACGCATGCGCGCGAGCGAGCTGCTGGCGGGGCGCGGCCTTGCCTTGGAGACAGATTGGAGACGCCCGATGA
- a CDS encoding methyltransferase domain-containing protein produces MTPSSARELARTVLARLRAEDVLASEALHDAFLQAGTALSASDKGLATELVYGASRHRRFLLHVLAQYADLAPTKAAVLDILLLAAYQIVLLDRVPSFAAVDEATQMAGRRHGDEVAGFCNAVLRKVAAASAHWREAQSSLTPAVAYSLPDWMAAAMQSALGGDLAPGAAGFAVPARLGLRVHAQRESAAQVCGRLATDDPQAAPALVGEVPGALTVKSLGNLRQHPLFVSGQIAVQDVAAQLCGHMLGPKPGERILDMCAGVGGKATQLAELAPQAQIDASDMAEAKLTRLAESIARLGVTNIAATQRDWLTSSAEQLAAIAPYDAVLLDAPCSGLGIMRRHPEIKWRRKPEDLDRAAATSRALFDVAAQLVRPGGRLVFAVCTWTRREGPRQLSEFLARHPDFTLCSRDEVLAEAGAFLAPYLAADGTLVTWPHLHDCDGFFAARLRRAGGAPVVG; encoded by the coding sequence ATGACGCCATCCTCCGCGCGTGAGCTAGCTCGCACCGTGCTCGCGCGGCTGCGCGCCGAGGACGTCTTGGCCAGCGAAGCGCTGCACGACGCTTTTCTGCAAGCGGGCACCGCATTGTCCGCCTCCGACAAGGGGCTCGCCACTGAGCTTGTGTACGGCGCCTCGCGCCATCGCCGATTTTTGCTGCATGTGCTGGCGCAGTACGCCGACTTGGCGCCAACCAAGGCCGCGGTGCTCGATATCTTGTTGCTTGCGGCCTACCAGATCGTCTTGCTTGATCGCGTGCCGTCGTTTGCGGCCGTCGATGAGGCGACCCAAATGGCGGGGCGGCGCCACGGCGACGAGGTCGCCGGATTTTGCAACGCCGTCTTGCGCAAGGTCGCGGCGGCGAGCGCACATTGGCGCGAAGCGCAGTCCTCGCTAACCCCGGCCGTGGCTTACTCGCTACCAGACTGGATGGCGGCCGCCATGCAAAGCGCGCTCGGCGGCGACCTTGCGCCAGGTGCGGCTGGGTTTGCGGTGCCCGCGCGCCTGGGCCTTCGTGTCCATGCGCAGCGCGAGTCGGCGGCGCAGGTGTGCGGGAGGCTGGCAACCGATGATCCGCAGGCGGCGCCGGCGCTTGTCGGAGAAGTTCCAGGCGCGTTGACGGTAAAGTCACTTGGCAATCTGCGCCAACACCCACTTTTTGTAAGCGGGCAGATTGCGGTGCAAGACGTCGCGGCGCAGCTCTGTGGCCACATGCTCGGGCCAAAGCCTGGTGAGCGCATCCTCGACATGTGCGCGGGCGTCGGCGGCAAGGCAACGCAACTTGCGGAGCTAGCGCCCCAGGCACAGATCGACGCCAGCGACATGGCCGAGGCCAAGCTGACGCGCCTGGCCGAAAGCATCGCGCGCCTTGGCGTCACCAATATCGCGGCGACGCAGCGCGATTGGCTAACCAGCAGCGCGGAGCAGCTCGCCGCAATTGCGCCGTACGACGCCGTCTTGCTCGATGCGCCGTGCTCGGGCCTGGGCATCATGCGCCGCCACCCCGAGATTAAATGGCGCCGCAAACCCGAGGATCTCGATCGCGCGGCTGCCACCTCACGCGCGCTGTTTGACGTCGCGGCGCAGCTTGTGCGGCCGGGCGGGCGCTTGGTATTTGCCGTGTGCACGTGGACGCGCCGCGAAGGCCCGCGCCAGCTCAGCGAATTTTTGGCGCGCCATCCCGATTTCACGCTGTGCTCGCGGGACGAAGTGCTGGCGGAGGCGGGTGCGTTCTTGGCACCTTACCTCGCAGCCGACGGCACCTTGGTGACCTGGCCGCATCTGCACGACTGCGACGGCTTCTTCGCGGCGCGGCTGCGGCGGGCTGGCGGCGCCCCCGTGGTAGGCTAG